The Populus trichocarpa isolate Nisqually-1 chromosome 18, P.trichocarpa_v4.1, whole genome shotgun sequence genomic interval tggatccccacgcaaaaaaagagaaaatataaaaaaatcaaaaaaatatattcagaagaaaataaaaaaataatagtagtgAGAACAGGATGCTGGAGAGtccaaaaaatgataaaaaattggttaaggaggttaaaaaatacaaagattgaaatttgacagtatatttttgacTAATGAGAGCcctattgataaagaaaattcaatttgaggaagaaaagtccaaaatcagatgtttatggactcaattaaatgctattgaaggtttaattgaatttatgaagggtttgattggaagaaaaattaatttttaagtcaatttaggctttaattgaaagaaattaaagttcaggggtcaaattataatttttaagagttgatttggtcaaatcagtgacttaattgcataaatattaaagtttgatggccaattaaggacttgattaaagaaatccgaaaccaaggagcAAACTGGAAAATGCATGTAAATAGAGGGATTGAAATTAACTGAATcaagggccaaattgaaaaaaattaaagtttattgatcaattaggggttaaattacataaatccgagatcaaggaccaaaataaaaaaggtggcCAACATCAAGGTTGACATTTGAATTTgtcagggatgcaattgaattgattcttaaaatcaaaattacaattgaggacttgattgaacaaataaaaaactaaggaCTGATTTGGAATTTGAAGCTTCTTTGGcgcaattttcttttaaatgaaacgacgcgtTTTGttcaaaacgacgccgtttcatccactgttaaaaaaaagccaaaacagTGGCGTTTTGAACGGCACCATGGGTCGTTTTCTTCCCCTAGATGCgcaaaggaaagggaaaaagaagTTTCTCTCCCCTACAACGCCTCTCTCCCCATTTGCCCAAACCCTGACATAAACTACACCCCTCATGGCCTACCACCATCATGGAAGGGGTAGGAGAGCCATGCCTTGCTGGCAGCTTTGGGGCGATTATATAGAGGCCGCCTTAGCCATCCTACCCTGTCCTTATGATTGGACAGGGGTAGGGTAGCTCCCGATCCCCTTgcccctataaataccccctcaCCAGGCGGTAAGGGGGGGGGgcaaaaaaaccaaagggaCATCATAGAGAGAAGAGGACGAGACTGAAAGATAAGAGAAAcgaaagggaagaaaaacaagagagaacaGAGAAAGGGAATAGAagcataaagaaagaaaaagaaaaaaaagacaagagcaaacaaaaacagacgaggaggagagaaaaacaGAGACTGGTGTCTCtgcacagagaagaagaagaactgtTCCTCGCTGCGAACCATCGCCTTCCGCCACAACACCGCCACCGTGAATGATTGCACTGCTGCCATGTCAGCCTCTCTCTCCTCCGTTCTCCTTCtcattctccttcttctttttccactCCGGGCGTCCTCcatttttttacaattgaacattggagagtgaattaatttacTCTCCACTGTTAGTTCGGCCGGACAGCACCGACCCAGACTGGTTGGGCCGGGTCGGGcccattccaaaaaaaatcctttcaaaaaaatctatgattttCCTAcgtatttttctatcaattttttgcttaatattagtttgtatttttataacgtaaagatacaaatccggtatcaAAATACCCAATTTTCTCTGGAAtgttgtaaaaagaaaaattataaaacaaaaaaagtcttgttttcttgcatatggtcaagtctctaaaaaaaaatcatatcgtagtttcatacaataaaaattaaaaaatatgctttagcatgtattttggcttgaataatcagtttattaaagccatgagaactaagccaatatttcaaaaacacccaaaaaatatttttttcttttagtatttgggattatgaatttatacataaaatgtattcctaatattaaaaaggtagttcttttatagactttagaaggattaggtttttacccgataagataaggatctccttaccgaggaagatttttcttaaactatagacgaaccaacaattagaaatacaataatACCACAAGTTTTATcagaaaatcaaacaatacaacttaccttaggtaggacgtatttggggtgctattACCTTTCCTTTAAGCAACCAGTCCTCGTACCCGATCTCTAataccagttagggtttctagtgatcaaaatactaggtggcgactctcttTCCCTCTTTCCACTagtaaaagacaagaattccctGTCTTCCCATTTCTTGAGTTTCccgatatttttataaaatgaaatatcaTCGCGATGCCGCACATGTGCGACAGATGGTAGGAAAGTTGTTTGAAATTTCCTGCAGCCGAGAGGTCCCTATATTTAAGTATAGAGTTCACTTAAGTCTCTATATCACAAAATTACATGATTAGGTACTTGATTCTGAGTTAAATCCTTCCCTTTCACTTCGTTATCTCAAACTCGAatgacagaaaaaagaaaaaaattcatttaattttgtttgaagaaGAATCAGATATAAGATAATTTGATGAGAGGAAACTTCCTTCCTCCGCTATTGTGAAAGCCACCACAGTTCCAGTAAGGTGCAAACTAGAAATTATATTGGAaaatctgaataaaaaaatgtgtatttttttaaaaaacaacaattaaattttGGACATCTCAAAATTTTGTTAACAAAATAAAGATGGAGGACTAAGTTATTAACAAATAGAAATCCACAAGAACTATTTAACAATTTCTCACACCTCATGGACTTATTAATTTATCTCAATAAATTACAaggaataattaataattaattcttaatttcgATGGGCTGAAATTGAATGCTATAGGATCCACTAAAAGCTGGCTGGGTGGCATTGAACAATGTAATAATGTGGCCGTGCTAACAATCCTGACCATCCAAAACTTGAGTTTTAACCCTTCAATAGGATTGAGTGCACATGGCAAATAAAATGCAAGCAAATCCAAAGAAATCCCCAAAttgccaaaaataaataaatcactaTCTATAAATGATAGTTGTGTGTTTGATAATATGATAtgtggtgttttttaaaagtatttttttaatttaaaatgtattaaaatgatatttttttaatttttgatatcagtacattaatattatttaaaaacttaaaaaaatattaatttaatatttttttaaataaaaaacaatttaaaaaataatttgtaacaCAAATACAAACCATCTCTTGTAATTAACCCAAATCCGTTTAATAACTAAAAGTTGATTGTATGTACAAGGATTCCAGCTTTTTTCACTGTTTAATTCCCCCAAAAACTCTGTCCAATGAACATGGATGGATCGATGTCAAGGTGTAATAATATCATTGGCTCTTCCCACCTGTCATCTGTCAGCATCCTCGACTTTTCTTACACTCAAAAACTTTATCCAACCCTTTCTAGCAAAGAACGTTCTCATCTAAACCTATCATTGGCTAAAACAATCACCCAATGAAGTGTTTTACATAGATTGACTATGTCTGTATCCATGAGCAGACAAGAAAATTTATAACTATAATCATAATCAAtggagattgttttttttaaagtgaattttatttaaaaatatattaaaatataatatttttttgacatacTCGTTGGCTATCCTGCAAGCAACTGGAACTGGATTGCCATACTCGTTGGCTTCACTGAACTATCAATGCATCttacattaaaacgatttaaaaatataaaaaaataatttgaaataaaaaataaataaattttaaattttttcaaaaatattattaaaacacaaaaataaacatcctcttaatcttaaataaattcatcttaacgaacacaaaaataaaagttttttttttataatgctttctctatatataattaagtataTATTTGTTGAGAATATATAGCCCCAATGGATACAAGTTATATAAGATGCCTTTCAATATTTTGGGAAAAATAAATGCCATAGGTGACATTTTACAATGCAAACCACGAAGATAGTGAGTAATTGCTCTGGATTCACTTTTCTCAATAATTTGAGCTAACAACCACCCGGAGCAAATCCAACCATTCCCTTAGCAACATCATAGACCACCTCGTATGTCTTCTGTTGAACATTTCCAAAAATTGCTACATCTGTGTCATTACCATTATCTTTGAATGCTAAACACACCTCTTCCAGACCATTCGCAGCGATGAAGATCCCCGAATCATCAATATCCACTTCAACCCCACCTTCGAAGAAGATACTAATCTGAGGTATTGTAATATTGTCATTGGCATGCTTGCTGAAATCATAGCATGGTTGCAAACCGGATGTTCCTTTTGTCAAAGTATAGTTTGTCATCATTTCTTGAAAAGCCGAGCTGAGGGCAGAGTGTGCCGTGGATGGAAGATATGTCAGTGTTGTGCCAGAGTCAATTATCGTTCCAGCGGTCCTAAAAACTGATGGATCTATTGGTAGTTTGCGACCTCCAACACTAATTCCAGAAACGTCTAGGCCGTACAATTCCGGAATTTTTGAGGTTATTGGAGTGAATTTTGCAGCTTGTGAGACTCCACCACCGAAGCTGAGGTGACCAGTCGAGCTTGAAGATGCTGGTAAGCAATAAGAGAAGAGGTTTTTGTATGTTGAGGAAGTTTGTGATGGTAAGGCTACAGGGGAGCGGCCTAGTCCTAGCAAACCGGCTGTACCAGAGAATCTGCCGCCATTCCTTTCACCACAACCGATCACAAAGTTTTCGAACACGTCTGAGGGTGTAATGGTTAGCGTTTCTGTGGCAAGAAATCCGACAGTGTAACCAGTCCCGTATTTGACTCCATAAAGGCATGAATTTGAGGAAGAGCAACCCTGGGCGCTTTCTGCAGGGATGTTAAACACATGCTTGAAAATGAACCATATccaaataatgatttaaaaatatattgtcacCTCCAATTAAACCATATCTTTAACAATCACCTGGTTGTGGATTAATTTGATTGTTAAATCTAGAATTTGTTAAAGCAATAATACTGATTACCTTTACCAATTGACTTGCACGGTTCCGAGGAACACGAAAGGTTTTTGTAAGAGGTTGATTTGGTAGGATCGAACTTCTCATCATTCTGTGGAAAGCAACCCCCTGAACATGGCTCGCATTGGGTCCAAGTAAGGTCACTACCAGTATCAAATAAGAGTGAGAAATCTTTTTTTGGTGTGCCAAGACCGACGGTAACAGCATATCCGCCTCCAAAGTGAGTGGTTGGAACTCTAGTCTTCATCTCATTAAAAACACCAGTAGTGCTTGAGTTCATGGAATGCTTCGCTCGAATTGATTTCACTCGGAGTTGGTCTCGACGGAGGATTTCGGCTGCCGAGGGAAATGTTTTCGGATCTCCAGTCACCGTGCATGGACCATACTTGCTTACCACTTTTAGGGACGAAGCTTTGTTGAGAACTGAAATACAGCATTGAAATTGAttaagaaatgtaaaaaaaataaataaaaaaacactgatTTAAGTTTCAACTCtcaataatatataaaacacaatattaaaagacAATACAGAAAATGCTAAATCATGATATAACCTTTGTTAGAATGGTCGCAGACACTTGATGGCAACAGAGAATTGACATTAACATTGCGAAAGTAACCTTTTGTGATCTCATTTGCGGCAACGGTATGCCCTTTCTTCAGAGAGCATAAAgggcaaagaagaaaaagaagaacataGAGGAGAAAGACAAGAGAGATGGGAGTAGCCATGAGAAACAAATACTTTACTCTCTTGTCGCAGATTATGAACCCACATCATTTTCTTGGCTAGCCTCACCGGCCTTATATAAGCTAAATAATACGGATCAATCATAGCCGCGGGTTATGGAAGACAGACCTTAAAAAAGCCAAGTCAAGGTAATTTGTCTCATTGAGGGTGACAATTCCAGCTACGCaaaatttttattcttctttattaGCATGTTTTTGGTACTGCAGTAAggcttgttttttaaaataattttgataaaaaaaatattaaattaaaattttttaaatattattttttgatgattttaatatatcgatgttaaaaaaataaaaaaatattatttttataaattaaaaaagaacatttttaaaaagtaatttccACCGTTACCAAACAAACATACTAATCAACTTtagaaaaaggcaaaacaagACGATGTTCTTAATAGTTCTTATGGACTTGGTATTCCGTTCCTTCCAATTAGGAAGCTCCATCGAAATGAACAAAATATCTAGGATGTGatacatgatatttttcttttgcattaaaattaatttgtgggTCATTCATTAACTTACAAATTTAAGATAAGAATAAAGGAAGCATTGATTGCAACAAACCAAATTTaaagctttaattttttaagttattcaGAGGTTTCACTATTATACATTTATTATACCTTAAACCTTAATGAtgaatatatgaatattattacatGTATCTATATACCAAATATTATAGTTATACTCTTTTGTGTTGTaatcttcattattattattatatattaccctacatatatatatatatatatatattgaaaagatTAGCTAACCAATATGtaagcctcctaattattctcaattataaagaatattatttcatgaataagatcaagataaaaatGTAAATATGCTTCAACTCAtgaaattaattaggtttttttttttaatgataagtaAAGTTTGGAGTTGGCTTTTCTCCTGCTAAACAATTTATTTGTAATGGGATCGAAGTAAATCATCCATGTTTAAATTGGTACATTCATAATAAATTCTCTCTTCCatgtatagttattaaacctaaaccAGTCCAGAACCTGGTAGCTGGACTAGTTTAGGTTTGTTAAAAGACTGGCCGGTGCAACAACCCGGCAAAACATGGTCAATCCAGGCGAACCAGGACaagacctgttttttttttcaaatatagtttttcttctatacccctctttttttatattttttttagttggttattaacactttttaaagttcactatataaatataagaaaaatattttattttttcaatgtggaatttgaaaccctttagtatatatactctatattcacaagaaaaaaattatgtttttttttaatgtgggatttgaaaccctttagtatatataatatatgtttccaagaaaaaagttattttttcaatgtgggatttgaagcccttttgtatatatactttatgttcacaacaaaaaaaactatgtttttttaatgtgggataatttttttttgtttaaatacttcaacttaaaaggataacataatatctttttaatataggatttgaagccctttaatatatatatatatatatatatatatatatatatatatatatatatatatatatatatatattctatgttcccaagaaaaaagttattctttcaatgtgggatttgaagccctttcgtatatatatatatattctatattcataagaaaaaaattatattttttcaatgtggaatttgaaaccccttagtatatatactctattgttttcaagaaaaaaaattattttttcaatgtgggatttgaagtcctttcgtatatatactatatgttcacaagaaaaaagttatgttttgtcaatgtgagataaaaaaaccttttgatttaaatacttcaacttaaaatgataacataatattttttcaaagtggGATTTaaaaccctttaatatatatactctatgtcaacaagaaagaagttattttttttcaatgtgggatttgaaaccttttagtatatatactctatgttcacaagaaaaaaattatattttttcaatgtgggataaaaaactttttaaaatattcttttaaacttcattatttacaacatgtatagcccagaaaaattttaaaaaatatttaaagttttagtatttcatataaaaaaattaaaaaaaatccatgtaaaggTTGATAAATTACAAGAATTAAGGGggttgaataataatttttttactttaaaatctagcctttttgtataaataaaaactattcagattaaagaaaattactgttcaaactttttatttataggctcgataaaaaaaaaataacaagggtCATTATGAGttatttgaaagaaaacaaaagaaggaaACTTCCCCTCCCATGTTATTGTCTATTTTTCATATGATACAAAAAAGAGATGACCAATTGGCTGCTCCTTGTTTTTCTCCACCTTTTGGAAATATTCACACTTCTTTCTCAATCACAAATTACACGTTATCGCGTTTTCTCTGTCGGCTACGCTCGGAGCTTTCACACAAAGAGGGGATTGCATGTGTATAGTGAGTGAGCGATTTGCACGTTCTCTATCCAATCAACGGCAAAACACGCCAATATATGAACATTCTTTTTccacaatattaatttttatggggAAAAATTGATGGggacaaggtttttttttaaatttaaatttaaattatttttaaagtttcatttaacaatattttttgatataatatgatgaaaaattcaaatcttaccAATCTAGtaactcaaattaattaaaacaattaaataaaaaatattaatgatttataAGTTTGtgctataaaataatataaaattattcctaGCTATAACCTCATATAACTTCTTAGAATTAAGATAGGTTTCACTTTATTTCATCAACTCAAATTTCACAAGATTCGAATATTTCACGAAAGACTAAAACTTTCAAAGTCAAGAAAAGACATTTCTCAATTattattgattaatatttcacgAAAGACTAAAACTTTCAAAGTCAAGAAAAGGCATTTCTCAATTATCATTGATCATACATGTTCTAGTAATTCTAGAAGTCCTATAATTCCTTGAAGGATATGATAATATGGATTTTCCGTGAGAGATCAGTAATTGGGATGATTCGGACTAGTTTCAGTATCTGCACTTTGTCGggatcaaactatttttttatacaaaaaataacatttaggtattgaaataaaataaataaaaacctaaacTAAGAAAGTACATTTAACCGAAACTGCAATTCAGATTATATAATTAgaataacatgtaaaaaaataaaaaaaatgataaatttttttttaaatatataaactttttaaacttGTGATCCAAGTCATTAGACTCAAAACacgaaatctaaaaaaaccatgatatcCAAttctcattaaattaaatattgaaggatgaaaaaataaataaattcaaccacacaatttttctttaaatagtaattcaaaaaatgataatgatacaaattactactattattaataattaatattattattattattactattatcattattaaaattactattattatttttatcattattaaaatattattattgttattactattactTTCATAGTGGATCCCCTTTCATAGGCGGCTGTTAatcttttatgaaagaaaaataaaatcattgtctTTATAAGTATAAAATCCTTGAAAATAATCTTGGAAAAAGGTTTGAAAATTGGACCTCGCATATGGAAAGATTGGGCTGTTGTTCTTGAggaaaaattgattgaaaagatATGTTTGAATCAAAATCTGCAGTGGATTTTAG includes:
- the LOC7465443 gene encoding aspartyl protease family protein At5g10770, whose product is MATPISLVFLLYVLLFLLCPLCSLKKGHTVAANEITKGYFRNVNVNSLLPSSVCDHSNKVLNKASSLKVVSKYGPCTVTGDPKTFPSAAEILRRDQLRVKSIRAKHSMNSSTTGVFNEMKTRVPTTHFGGGYAVTVGLGTPKKDFSLLFDTGSDLTWTQCEPCSGGCFPQNDEKFDPTKSTSYKNLSCSSEPCKSIGKESAQGCSSSNSCLYGVKYGTGYTVGFLATETLTITPSDVFENFVIGCGERNGGRFSGTAGLLGLGRSPVALPSQTSSTYKNLFSYCLPASSSSTGHLSFGGGVSQAAKFTPITSKIPELYGLDVSGISVGGRKLPIDPSVFRTAGTIIDSGTTLTYLPSTAHSALSSAFQEMMTNYTLTKGTSGLQPCYDFSKHANDNITIPQISIFFEGGVEVDIDDSGIFIAANGLEEVCLAFKDNGNDTDVAIFGNVQQKTYEVVYDVAKGMVGFAPGGC